A genomic window from Populus nigra chromosome 7, ddPopNigr1.1, whole genome shotgun sequence includes:
- the LOC133699324 gene encoding probable ubiquitin-conjugating enzyme E2 23 isoform X1, with amino-acid sequence MCFQLENMQNERSPKVNGFVDGGVDKNSWDQSGSMANGLVCELKVDSEKNVKKLDEVVGNLNNVPYIYGQDIVRHKMHNVVGVVSEVAGESDSDGSIMDDDDDDDDDDDNDDDDEDECDLDEDAGNEGADGDGNDNTNSDRSEGSDNYKSETLQTDQVRVVWMGDVKPVQHVNDVIVIDRGFLHGDYVASASDPTGQVGVVVDVNISVDLLAPDGSVRKDVSSINLVRVREFSVGDYVVFGPWLGRVDDVVDDVTVLFDDGSVCEVKGAEPLHLKPISKGIFEEDEHFPYHPGQRVRATSSSVFKNSRWLSGLWEANRLEGTVSKVTSGSVFIYWIASAGYGPDSSTTPAEEQDPKNLELLSCFAHASWQVGDWCLLPSSVAQSSSVTLDKDLLKLGIHDPAKCELDPSQLGNGCDSEGVANEEVDDTNGSMAIDPVTAPDGNVAIIASNESSSCGCSTLPAHRRKIRKVLIRREKKSKKKEEDFERALLIVNTRTRVDIAWQDGAIERGLNSTTLIPIDSPGDHEFVAEQYVVEKASDDVDNSFESRRVGVVKSLNAKERTACVKWLKPVTRAEDPREFDKDEIVSVYELETHPDYDYSYGDVVVRLSPVSVSDQTTSDLETIGESRQQSGQSEIMNTQKCLGRKKGEDAPSNDVSMDSSDLSWVGNISGLRNGDLEVTWADGMVSMVGPQAIFVVGRDDDDDSVSAGSEVSEAAASWETVDDDVRDTHDYTQEAVVLQDATGMNSEEEESVENYSSGRNAARNFPLTALDFVARLATGIFSRGQKNIDPDFSGYQGENKLHSQGTNCISEEKDSSDESSAEKSNVNNNCGMQNTNGKDKHVSMEDPGSSNAEKTSCNLSTEKSNAMTCSEARIHHYFKHFDTAEDPLDHHFLDSNRLIKNGRKWLKKVQQDWNILQNNLPDEIYVRVYEDRMDLLRATIIGAYGTPYQDGLFFFDFHLPPEYPDVPPSAYYHSGGWRINPNLYEEGKLCLSLLNTWTGRGNEVWHSCSSILQVLVSLQGLVLNSRPYFNEAGYDKQIGTAEGEKKSLSYNENTFLLNCKTMMYLMRKPPKDFEYLVKEHFRRRGYYILKACDAYMQGNLIGSLSRDCSISSKESSNLTSVGFKLMLAKIVPKLYLALNEVGADCHEFKHLLQS; translated from the exons ATGTGTTTTCAGCTagaaaatatgcaaaatgaaaGAAGTCCCAAAGTTAACGGGTTTGTCGATGGTGGTGTTGATAAAAACAGCTGGGATCAAAGTGGTTCTATGGCAAATGGGTTGGTTTGTGAGTTGAAAGTTGATagtgaaaaaaatgttaaaaaactgGATGAGGTTGTTGGGAACTTGAATAATGTACCATATATTTATGGACAAGATATTGTTAGACATAAAATGCACAATGTGGTTGGGGTAGTGAGTGAAGTTGCTGGTGAGTCAGATTCGGATGGAAGTATtatggatgatgatgatgatgatgacgacgacgacgacaacgacgacgacgacgaagaTGAGTGTGATCTTGATGAAGATGCTGGCAATGAGGGAGCTGATGGTGATGGTAATGATAATACCAATAGCGATAGGAGTGAAGGGAGCGATAATTATAAGAGTGAAACTCTTCAGACTGATCAGGTTCGAGTAGTTTGGATGGGTGATGTTAAACCAGTTCAACATGTCAATGATGTGATTGTCATTGATCGAGGATTCTTACACGGGGACTATGTTGCATCTGCTTCAGATCCAACAGGGCAAGTGGGTGTTGTGGTGGATGTTAATATCTCTGTTGATTTGTTAGCTCCTGATGGATCCGTTAGAAAAGACGTTTCATCCATAAATTTGGTGCGTGTTAGGGAATTTTCTGTTGGTGATTATGTGGTCTTTGGTCCCTGGTTAGGCAGAGTTGATGATGTTGTAGATGATGTGACTGTGTTATTTGATGATGGTTCTGTGTGCGAAGTAAAGGGGGCTGAGCCACTGCATCTAAAACCAATTTCCAAGGGTATCTTTGAGGAAGATGAACATTTTCCGTACCATCCCGGCCAGCGTGTAAGGGCTACCTCATCATCAGTTTTTAAAAACTCTCGGTGGCTATCCGGCTTGTGGGAAGCTAATAGATTGGAAGGTACTGTTTCTAAAGTTACATCTGGATCAGTTTTCATCTATTGGATAGCTTCTGCTGGCTATGGACCTGATTCTTCAACTACCCCTGCTGAAGAGCAGGATCCAAAGAACTTAGAACTGCTGTCTTGTTTTGCACATGCAAGTTGGCAAGTGGGTGACTGGTGTCTTCTCCCATCATCTGTTGCTCAATCATCTTCTGTTACTTTAGACAAGGATTTATTGAAGTTGGGAATCCATGACCCAGCCAAATGTGAATTAGATCCTAGTCAACTGGGAAATGGATGTGATTCAGAAGGAGTTGCAAATGAGGAAGTAGATGATACGAATGGATCGATGGCAATTGATCCAGTGACAGCACCGGATGGAAATGTAGCCATTATTGCAAGTAATGAATCTAGCTCTTGTGGTTGTTCAACATTGCCTGCCCATCGCAGAAAGATACGTAAAGTTTTAAtcagaagagaaaagaagagtaaaaaaaaagaggaagatttTGAAAGAGCCCTTTTGATTGTCAACACCAGGACAAGGGTCGATATAGCATGGCAGGATGGAGCTATAGAACGTGGGCTGAATTCTACAACATTGATTCCAATTGATAGTCCTGGTGATCATGAATTCGTTGCTGAACAGTATGTTGTGGAGAAGGCCTCTGATGATGTTGATAACTCATTTGAATCTAGACGTGTTGGTGTTGTTAAAAGCCTTAATGCAAAAGAGCGAACAGCTTGTGTGAAGTGGTTAAAGCCAGTTACCAGGGCAGAAGATCCTCGTGAGTTtgacaaggatgaaattgtaagtGTGTATGAGCTGGAGACTCATCCAGATTATGATTATTCCTATGGGGATGTAGTTGTTCGATTATCCCCGGTTTCTGTGTCTGATCAAACCACCTCTGATTTGGAAACTATTGGGGAATCAAGGCAGCAAAGTGGACAAAGTGAGATTATGAATACACAAAAGTGCTTAGGACGTAAGAAAGGAGAGGATGCACCGAGTAATGATGTTTCTATGGACTCCTCAGATCTCTCTTGGGTTGGGAATATATCTGGTCTTAGGAATGGTGATCTCGAAGTCACATGGGCTGATGGGATGGTTTCAATG GTTGGACCTCAAGCAATTTTTGTGGTTGGTCGAGATGACGATGATGATTCAGTTTCAGCTGGGAGTGAAGTAAGTGAAGCTGCAGCTAGTTGGGAAACAGTTGATGATGATGTGAGGGACACTCATGATTATACTCAAGAG GCAGTTGTGCTGCAAGATGCAACTGGCATGAACTCAGAGGAGGAAGAGAGTGTGGAGAATTATAGTTCTGGAAGGAATGCAGCACGCAATTTTCCACTCACTGCACTTGACTTTGTTGCAAGATTGGCCACTGGAATATTTTCACGAGGTCAGAAAAATATCGACCCAGATTTTTCAGGCTACCAAGGTGAAAACAAACTGCATTCTCAGGGAACAAACTGTATTTCTGAAGAAAAAGATTCCAGTGATGAGTCCAGTGCTGAAAAATCTAATGTCAATAATAACTGTGGTATGCAAAATACCAATGGAAAAGACAAACATGTGTCTATGGAGGACCCAGGATCATCAAATGCAGAAAAAACTTCATGCAATTTAAGCACCGAAAAGTCAAATGCCATGACATGTTCTGAGGCTCGGATTCACCACTACTTTAAACATTTTGACACAGCTGAAGATCCTCTGgaccatcattttcttgattcaaATAGACTG ATCAAAAATGGAAGGAAGTGGCTTAAGAAGGTTCAACAAGACTGGAACATCCTCCAAAACAACCTGCCAG acgAGATCTACGTACGGGTTTATGAGGATCGAATGGATCTCTTAAGAGCAACAATAATTGGGGCATATGGAACACCTTACCAAGATGGGCTATTCTTTTTTGACTTTCACCTCCCACCAGAGTATCCTGATGTCCCTCCT TCAGCATACTACCATTCTGGTGGTTGGCGAATAAATCCAAATTTGTACGAGGAGGGGAAGTTGTGCCTTAGCCTTTTAAATACCTGGACTGGCAGAGGAAATGAAGTCTGGCACTCGTGTTCTAGCATCCTTCAAGTCCTAGTTTCACTTCAAGGGTTGGTGCTAAATTCTAGACCATATTTTAATGAAGCTGGATATGATAAGCAGATCGGGACAGctgaaggagagaaaaaatcgTTGTCATATAACGAGAATACTTTCTTGCTAAACTGCAAGACAATGATGTATCTTATGCGAAAACCCCCCAAG GATTTTGAATACTTGGTAAAGGAGCATTTCAGGAGGCGTGGGTACTACATTCTTAAGGCCTGTGATGCGTATATGCAAGGCAATTTAATTGGATCTCTCTCTCGAGATTGCTCTATAAGCAGTAAGGAAAGTTCCAATCTAACTTCGGTTGGTTTCAAGTTGATGTTAGCAAAGATTGTGCCAAAGCTTTACTTGGCATTGAATGAAGTTGGCGCTGATTGTCATGAATTTAAGCATCTGCTACagtcataa
- the LOC133699324 gene encoding probable ubiquitin-conjugating enzyme E2 23 isoform X3 yields the protein MCFQLENMQNERSPKVNGFVDGGVDKNSWDQSGSMANGLVCELKVDSEKNVKKLDEVVGNLNNVPYIYGQDIVRHKMHNVVGVVSEVAGESDSDGSIMDDDDDDDDDDDNDDDDEDECDLDEDAGNEGADGDGNDNTNSDRSEGSDNYKSETLQTDQVRVVWMGDVKPVQHVNDVIVIDRGFLHGDYVASASDPTGQVGVVVDVNISVDLLAPDGSVRKDVSSINLVRVREFSVGDYVVFGPWLGRVDDVVDDVTVLFDDGSVCEVKGAEPLHLKPISKGIFEEDEHFPYHPGQRVRATSSSVFKNSRWLSGLWEANRLEGTVSKVTSGSVFIYWIASAGYGPDSSTTPAEEQDPKNLELLSCFAHASWQVGDWCLLPSSVAQSSSVTLDKDLLKLGIHDPAKCELDPSQLGNGCDSEGVANEEVDDTNGSMAIDPVTAPDGNVAIIASNESSSCGCSTLPAHRRKIRKVLIRREKKSKKKEEDFERALLIVNTRTRVDIAWQDGAIERGLNSTTLIPIDSPGDHEFVAEQYVVEKASDDVDNSFESRRVGVVKSLNAKERTACVKWLKPVTRAEDPREFDKDEIVSVYELETHPDYDYSYGDVVVRLSPVSVSDQTTSDLETIGESRQQSGQSEIMNTQKCLGRKKGEDAPSNDVSMDSSDLSWVGNISGLRNGDLEVTWADGMVSMVGPQAIFVVGRDDDDDSVSAGSEVSEAAASWETVDDDVRDTHDYTQEAVVLQDATGMNSEEEESVENYSSGRNAARNFPLTALDFVARLATGIFSRGQKNIDPDFSGYQGENKLHSQGTNCISEEKDSSDESSAEKSNVNNNCGMQNTNGKDKHVSMEDPGSSNAEKTSCNLSTEKSNAMTCSEARIHHYFKHFDTAEDPLDHHFLDSNRLIKNGRKWLKKVQQDWNILQNNLPDEIYVRVYEDRMDLLRATIIGAYGTPYQDGLFFFDFHLPPEYPDVPPVRFSILPFWWLANKSKFVRGGEVVP from the exons ATGTGTTTTCAGCTagaaaatatgcaaaatgaaaGAAGTCCCAAAGTTAACGGGTTTGTCGATGGTGGTGTTGATAAAAACAGCTGGGATCAAAGTGGTTCTATGGCAAATGGGTTGGTTTGTGAGTTGAAAGTTGATagtgaaaaaaatgttaaaaaactgGATGAGGTTGTTGGGAACTTGAATAATGTACCATATATTTATGGACAAGATATTGTTAGACATAAAATGCACAATGTGGTTGGGGTAGTGAGTGAAGTTGCTGGTGAGTCAGATTCGGATGGAAGTATtatggatgatgatgatgatgatgacgacgacgacgacaacgacgacgacgacgaagaTGAGTGTGATCTTGATGAAGATGCTGGCAATGAGGGAGCTGATGGTGATGGTAATGATAATACCAATAGCGATAGGAGTGAAGGGAGCGATAATTATAAGAGTGAAACTCTTCAGACTGATCAGGTTCGAGTAGTTTGGATGGGTGATGTTAAACCAGTTCAACATGTCAATGATGTGATTGTCATTGATCGAGGATTCTTACACGGGGACTATGTTGCATCTGCTTCAGATCCAACAGGGCAAGTGGGTGTTGTGGTGGATGTTAATATCTCTGTTGATTTGTTAGCTCCTGATGGATCCGTTAGAAAAGACGTTTCATCCATAAATTTGGTGCGTGTTAGGGAATTTTCTGTTGGTGATTATGTGGTCTTTGGTCCCTGGTTAGGCAGAGTTGATGATGTTGTAGATGATGTGACTGTGTTATTTGATGATGGTTCTGTGTGCGAAGTAAAGGGGGCTGAGCCACTGCATCTAAAACCAATTTCCAAGGGTATCTTTGAGGAAGATGAACATTTTCCGTACCATCCCGGCCAGCGTGTAAGGGCTACCTCATCATCAGTTTTTAAAAACTCTCGGTGGCTATCCGGCTTGTGGGAAGCTAATAGATTGGAAGGTACTGTTTCTAAAGTTACATCTGGATCAGTTTTCATCTATTGGATAGCTTCTGCTGGCTATGGACCTGATTCTTCAACTACCCCTGCTGAAGAGCAGGATCCAAAGAACTTAGAACTGCTGTCTTGTTTTGCACATGCAAGTTGGCAAGTGGGTGACTGGTGTCTTCTCCCATCATCTGTTGCTCAATCATCTTCTGTTACTTTAGACAAGGATTTATTGAAGTTGGGAATCCATGACCCAGCCAAATGTGAATTAGATCCTAGTCAACTGGGAAATGGATGTGATTCAGAAGGAGTTGCAAATGAGGAAGTAGATGATACGAATGGATCGATGGCAATTGATCCAGTGACAGCACCGGATGGAAATGTAGCCATTATTGCAAGTAATGAATCTAGCTCTTGTGGTTGTTCAACATTGCCTGCCCATCGCAGAAAGATACGTAAAGTTTTAAtcagaagagaaaagaagagtaaaaaaaaagaggaagatttTGAAAGAGCCCTTTTGATTGTCAACACCAGGACAAGGGTCGATATAGCATGGCAGGATGGAGCTATAGAACGTGGGCTGAATTCTACAACATTGATTCCAATTGATAGTCCTGGTGATCATGAATTCGTTGCTGAACAGTATGTTGTGGAGAAGGCCTCTGATGATGTTGATAACTCATTTGAATCTAGACGTGTTGGTGTTGTTAAAAGCCTTAATGCAAAAGAGCGAACAGCTTGTGTGAAGTGGTTAAAGCCAGTTACCAGGGCAGAAGATCCTCGTGAGTTtgacaaggatgaaattgtaagtGTGTATGAGCTGGAGACTCATCCAGATTATGATTATTCCTATGGGGATGTAGTTGTTCGATTATCCCCGGTTTCTGTGTCTGATCAAACCACCTCTGATTTGGAAACTATTGGGGAATCAAGGCAGCAAAGTGGACAAAGTGAGATTATGAATACACAAAAGTGCTTAGGACGTAAGAAAGGAGAGGATGCACCGAGTAATGATGTTTCTATGGACTCCTCAGATCTCTCTTGGGTTGGGAATATATCTGGTCTTAGGAATGGTGATCTCGAAGTCACATGGGCTGATGGGATGGTTTCAATG GTTGGACCTCAAGCAATTTTTGTGGTTGGTCGAGATGACGATGATGATTCAGTTTCAGCTGGGAGTGAAGTAAGTGAAGCTGCAGCTAGTTGGGAAACAGTTGATGATGATGTGAGGGACACTCATGATTATACTCAAGAG GCAGTTGTGCTGCAAGATGCAACTGGCATGAACTCAGAGGAGGAAGAGAGTGTGGAGAATTATAGTTCTGGAAGGAATGCAGCACGCAATTTTCCACTCACTGCACTTGACTTTGTTGCAAGATTGGCCACTGGAATATTTTCACGAGGTCAGAAAAATATCGACCCAGATTTTTCAGGCTACCAAGGTGAAAACAAACTGCATTCTCAGGGAACAAACTGTATTTCTGAAGAAAAAGATTCCAGTGATGAGTCCAGTGCTGAAAAATCTAATGTCAATAATAACTGTGGTATGCAAAATACCAATGGAAAAGACAAACATGTGTCTATGGAGGACCCAGGATCATCAAATGCAGAAAAAACTTCATGCAATTTAAGCACCGAAAAGTCAAATGCCATGACATGTTCTGAGGCTCGGATTCACCACTACTTTAAACATTTTGACACAGCTGAAGATCCTCTGgaccatcattttcttgattcaaATAGACTG ATCAAAAATGGAAGGAAGTGGCTTAAGAAGGTTCAACAAGACTGGAACATCCTCCAAAACAACCTGCCAG acgAGATCTACGTACGGGTTTATGAGGATCGAATGGATCTCTTAAGAGCAACAATAATTGGGGCATATGGAACACCTTACCAAGATGGGCTATTCTTTTTTGACTTTCACCTCCCACCAGAGTATCCTGATGTCCCTCCTGTAAGAT TCAGCATACTACCATTCTGGTGGTTGGCGAATAAATCCAAATTTGTACGAGGAGGGGAAGTTGTGCCTTAG
- the LOC133699324 gene encoding probable ubiquitin-conjugating enzyme E2 23 isoform X2, with amino-acid sequence MQNERSPKVNGFVDGGVDKNSWDQSGSMANGLVCELKVDSEKNVKKLDEVVGNLNNVPYIYGQDIVRHKMHNVVGVVSEVAGESDSDGSIMDDDDDDDDDDDNDDDDEDECDLDEDAGNEGADGDGNDNTNSDRSEGSDNYKSETLQTDQVRVVWMGDVKPVQHVNDVIVIDRGFLHGDYVASASDPTGQVGVVVDVNISVDLLAPDGSVRKDVSSINLVRVREFSVGDYVVFGPWLGRVDDVVDDVTVLFDDGSVCEVKGAEPLHLKPISKGIFEEDEHFPYHPGQRVRATSSSVFKNSRWLSGLWEANRLEGTVSKVTSGSVFIYWIASAGYGPDSSTTPAEEQDPKNLELLSCFAHASWQVGDWCLLPSSVAQSSSVTLDKDLLKLGIHDPAKCELDPSQLGNGCDSEGVANEEVDDTNGSMAIDPVTAPDGNVAIIASNESSSCGCSTLPAHRRKIRKVLIRREKKSKKKEEDFERALLIVNTRTRVDIAWQDGAIERGLNSTTLIPIDSPGDHEFVAEQYVVEKASDDVDNSFESRRVGVVKSLNAKERTACVKWLKPVTRAEDPREFDKDEIVSVYELETHPDYDYSYGDVVVRLSPVSVSDQTTSDLETIGESRQQSGQSEIMNTQKCLGRKKGEDAPSNDVSMDSSDLSWVGNISGLRNGDLEVTWADGMVSMVGPQAIFVVGRDDDDDSVSAGSEVSEAAASWETVDDDVRDTHDYTQEAVVLQDATGMNSEEEESVENYSSGRNAARNFPLTALDFVARLATGIFSRGQKNIDPDFSGYQGENKLHSQGTNCISEEKDSSDESSAEKSNVNNNCGMQNTNGKDKHVSMEDPGSSNAEKTSCNLSTEKSNAMTCSEARIHHYFKHFDTAEDPLDHHFLDSNRLIKNGRKWLKKVQQDWNILQNNLPDEIYVRVYEDRMDLLRATIIGAYGTPYQDGLFFFDFHLPPEYPDVPPSAYYHSGGWRINPNLYEEGKLCLSLLNTWTGRGNEVWHSCSSILQVLVSLQGLVLNSRPYFNEAGYDKQIGTAEGEKKSLSYNENTFLLNCKTMMYLMRKPPKDFEYLVKEHFRRRGYYILKACDAYMQGNLIGSLSRDCSISSKESSNLTSVGFKLMLAKIVPKLYLALNEVGADCHEFKHLLQS; translated from the exons atgcaaaatgaaaGAAGTCCCAAAGTTAACGGGTTTGTCGATGGTGGTGTTGATAAAAACAGCTGGGATCAAAGTGGTTCTATGGCAAATGGGTTGGTTTGTGAGTTGAAAGTTGATagtgaaaaaaatgttaaaaaactgGATGAGGTTGTTGGGAACTTGAATAATGTACCATATATTTATGGACAAGATATTGTTAGACATAAAATGCACAATGTGGTTGGGGTAGTGAGTGAAGTTGCTGGTGAGTCAGATTCGGATGGAAGTATtatggatgatgatgatgatgatgacgacgacgacgacaacgacgacgacgacgaagaTGAGTGTGATCTTGATGAAGATGCTGGCAATGAGGGAGCTGATGGTGATGGTAATGATAATACCAATAGCGATAGGAGTGAAGGGAGCGATAATTATAAGAGTGAAACTCTTCAGACTGATCAGGTTCGAGTAGTTTGGATGGGTGATGTTAAACCAGTTCAACATGTCAATGATGTGATTGTCATTGATCGAGGATTCTTACACGGGGACTATGTTGCATCTGCTTCAGATCCAACAGGGCAAGTGGGTGTTGTGGTGGATGTTAATATCTCTGTTGATTTGTTAGCTCCTGATGGATCCGTTAGAAAAGACGTTTCATCCATAAATTTGGTGCGTGTTAGGGAATTTTCTGTTGGTGATTATGTGGTCTTTGGTCCCTGGTTAGGCAGAGTTGATGATGTTGTAGATGATGTGACTGTGTTATTTGATGATGGTTCTGTGTGCGAAGTAAAGGGGGCTGAGCCACTGCATCTAAAACCAATTTCCAAGGGTATCTTTGAGGAAGATGAACATTTTCCGTACCATCCCGGCCAGCGTGTAAGGGCTACCTCATCATCAGTTTTTAAAAACTCTCGGTGGCTATCCGGCTTGTGGGAAGCTAATAGATTGGAAGGTACTGTTTCTAAAGTTACATCTGGATCAGTTTTCATCTATTGGATAGCTTCTGCTGGCTATGGACCTGATTCTTCAACTACCCCTGCTGAAGAGCAGGATCCAAAGAACTTAGAACTGCTGTCTTGTTTTGCACATGCAAGTTGGCAAGTGGGTGACTGGTGTCTTCTCCCATCATCTGTTGCTCAATCATCTTCTGTTACTTTAGACAAGGATTTATTGAAGTTGGGAATCCATGACCCAGCCAAATGTGAATTAGATCCTAGTCAACTGGGAAATGGATGTGATTCAGAAGGAGTTGCAAATGAGGAAGTAGATGATACGAATGGATCGATGGCAATTGATCCAGTGACAGCACCGGATGGAAATGTAGCCATTATTGCAAGTAATGAATCTAGCTCTTGTGGTTGTTCAACATTGCCTGCCCATCGCAGAAAGATACGTAAAGTTTTAAtcagaagagaaaagaagagtaaaaaaaaagaggaagatttTGAAAGAGCCCTTTTGATTGTCAACACCAGGACAAGGGTCGATATAGCATGGCAGGATGGAGCTATAGAACGTGGGCTGAATTCTACAACATTGATTCCAATTGATAGTCCTGGTGATCATGAATTCGTTGCTGAACAGTATGTTGTGGAGAAGGCCTCTGATGATGTTGATAACTCATTTGAATCTAGACGTGTTGGTGTTGTTAAAAGCCTTAATGCAAAAGAGCGAACAGCTTGTGTGAAGTGGTTAAAGCCAGTTACCAGGGCAGAAGATCCTCGTGAGTTtgacaaggatgaaattgtaagtGTGTATGAGCTGGAGACTCATCCAGATTATGATTATTCCTATGGGGATGTAGTTGTTCGATTATCCCCGGTTTCTGTGTCTGATCAAACCACCTCTGATTTGGAAACTATTGGGGAATCAAGGCAGCAAAGTGGACAAAGTGAGATTATGAATACACAAAAGTGCTTAGGACGTAAGAAAGGAGAGGATGCACCGAGTAATGATGTTTCTATGGACTCCTCAGATCTCTCTTGGGTTGGGAATATATCTGGTCTTAGGAATGGTGATCTCGAAGTCACATGGGCTGATGGGATGGTTTCAATG GTTGGACCTCAAGCAATTTTTGTGGTTGGTCGAGATGACGATGATGATTCAGTTTCAGCTGGGAGTGAAGTAAGTGAAGCTGCAGCTAGTTGGGAAACAGTTGATGATGATGTGAGGGACACTCATGATTATACTCAAGAG GCAGTTGTGCTGCAAGATGCAACTGGCATGAACTCAGAGGAGGAAGAGAGTGTGGAGAATTATAGTTCTGGAAGGAATGCAGCACGCAATTTTCCACTCACTGCACTTGACTTTGTTGCAAGATTGGCCACTGGAATATTTTCACGAGGTCAGAAAAATATCGACCCAGATTTTTCAGGCTACCAAGGTGAAAACAAACTGCATTCTCAGGGAACAAACTGTATTTCTGAAGAAAAAGATTCCAGTGATGAGTCCAGTGCTGAAAAATCTAATGTCAATAATAACTGTGGTATGCAAAATACCAATGGAAAAGACAAACATGTGTCTATGGAGGACCCAGGATCATCAAATGCAGAAAAAACTTCATGCAATTTAAGCACCGAAAAGTCAAATGCCATGACATGTTCTGAGGCTCGGATTCACCACTACTTTAAACATTTTGACACAGCTGAAGATCCTCTGgaccatcattttcttgattcaaATAGACTG ATCAAAAATGGAAGGAAGTGGCTTAAGAAGGTTCAACAAGACTGGAACATCCTCCAAAACAACCTGCCAG acgAGATCTACGTACGGGTTTATGAGGATCGAATGGATCTCTTAAGAGCAACAATAATTGGGGCATATGGAACACCTTACCAAGATGGGCTATTCTTTTTTGACTTTCACCTCCCACCAGAGTATCCTGATGTCCCTCCT TCAGCATACTACCATTCTGGTGGTTGGCGAATAAATCCAAATTTGTACGAGGAGGGGAAGTTGTGCCTTAGCCTTTTAAATACCTGGACTGGCAGAGGAAATGAAGTCTGGCACTCGTGTTCTAGCATCCTTCAAGTCCTAGTTTCACTTCAAGGGTTGGTGCTAAATTCTAGACCATATTTTAATGAAGCTGGATATGATAAGCAGATCGGGACAGctgaaggagagaaaaaatcgTTGTCATATAACGAGAATACTTTCTTGCTAAACTGCAAGACAATGATGTATCTTATGCGAAAACCCCCCAAG GATTTTGAATACTTGGTAAAGGAGCATTTCAGGAGGCGTGGGTACTACATTCTTAAGGCCTGTGATGCGTATATGCAAGGCAATTTAATTGGATCTCTCTCTCGAGATTGCTCTATAAGCAGTAAGGAAAGTTCCAATCTAACTTCGGTTGGTTTCAAGTTGATGTTAGCAAAGATTGTGCCAAAGCTTTACTTGGCATTGAATGAAGTTGGCGCTGATTGTCATGAATTTAAGCATCTGCTACagtcataa
- the LOC133699971 gene encoding SKP1-like protein 1A has translation MSESKKITLKSSDGETFVVDEAVAVESQTIKHMIEDDCADNEIPLPNVTSKILAKVIEYCKKHVESGSDKEKNVTGVTEKDESLKSWDTEFVKVDQNTLFDLILAANFLNIKGLLDLTCQTVADMIKGKTPEEIRKTFNIKNDFTPEEEEEVRRENQWAFE, from the exons ATGTCAGAATCAAAGAAAATCACTCTCAAATCATCCGATGGCGAGACATTCGTCGTCGATGAAGCGGTCGCCGTGGAGTCACAAACCATCAAACACATGATTGAAGATGACTGCGCCGATAACGAGATCCCGTTGCCTAACGTGACAAGCAAGATTCTTGCTAAGGTTATCGAGTACTGCAAGAAACATGTGGAATCTGGTTCTGATAAGGAGAAGAATGTTACAGGTGTTACTGAGAAGGATGAGTCTTTGAAGAGTTGGGACACCGAGTTTGTCAAGGTTGACCAAAATACCCTCTTTGACCTCATCCTG GCAGCTAACTTTCTGAACATCAAGGGCTTGCTAGATTTGACCTGCCAGACTGTGGCTGACATGATCAAGGGGAAGACTCCAGAAGAGATTCGCAAGACATTTAACATCAAGAATGACTTCACtccagaggaagaagaggaggtgCGCAGGGAGAACCAGTGGGCATTTGAGTGA